In the Pseudonocardia cypriaca genome, one interval contains:
- a CDS encoding DUF1565 domain-containing protein — protein MVQVRNTPPAGPVARQSRLWRNLALGAAAAAAVLVAVLLVITPGATPPPPPPGQTPAPVPTGPQLYVDPAGNDSSDGSQGAPFQTIQKALDEARPGTTINLAPGEYREQLATQRDGEPGAPITIKGPETGQDRSGRYQATVYGTARVFSIDHSYYVLEGFTIDGQEKLKGRPFPEDLSAITAFKQSVARDVEDGRLIYVGASDQARDITGIEIRNMFLSGAGGECVRLRNNATDNIIADSVIQYCGLFGKKSDGGERFEFHNGEGVYIGTSPKSDGQPMADNDPSSGNQVTGNIIRTFGSECFNVKENAHDNVFENNQCFGNAESAEFDGSNVELRGHNNVVRNNTISGSEAVAIKVKSDSGYDKGGNVVEGNQISDVATEAFQVESNAQQGQMCGNEVRGGSLGEDAPAGVDQPC, from the coding sequence GTGGTCCAGGTCCGCAACACGCCGCCCGCCGGGCCCGTAGCCCGGCAGTCCCGCTTGTGGCGCAACCTGGCGCTGGGCGCCGCCGCGGCCGCTGCGGTGCTCGTCGCCGTGCTGCTGGTGATCACCCCTGGAGCCACGCCGCCCCCGCCACCACCCGGCCAGACGCCTGCGCCCGTCCCCACCGGGCCGCAGCTCTACGTCGACCCCGCCGGCAACGACTCGAGCGACGGCTCCCAGGGCGCGCCGTTCCAGACCATCCAGAAGGCGCTGGACGAGGCCCGGCCCGGCACGACGATCAACCTGGCGCCGGGCGAGTACCGCGAGCAGCTCGCCACCCAGCGCGACGGGGAACCGGGCGCGCCGATCACGATCAAGGGCCCGGAGACCGGCCAGGACCGGTCCGGCCGCTACCAGGCCACCGTGTACGGCACCGCCCGCGTCTTCAGCATCGACCACAGCTACTACGTGCTCGAGGGCTTCACGATCGACGGCCAGGAGAAGCTGAAGGGCCGGCCGTTCCCCGAGGACCTGTCGGCGATCACGGCGTTCAAGCAGAGCGTGGCCAGGGACGTCGAGGACGGGCGGTTGATCTACGTCGGTGCGTCCGACCAGGCGCGCGACATCACCGGCATCGAGATCCGCAACATGTTCCTCAGCGGCGCGGGCGGTGAGTGCGTCCGGCTGCGCAACAACGCAACCGACAACATCATCGCCGACTCCGTGATCCAGTACTGCGGGTTGTTCGGCAAGAAGAGCGACGGCGGCGAGCGGTTCGAGTTCCACAACGGCGAGGGCGTCTACATCGGCACCAGCCCGAAGTCGGACGGCCAGCCGATGGCCGACAACGACCCGAGCTCCGGCAACCAGGTCACCGGCAACATCATCCGCACCTTCGGCTCGGAGTGCTTCAACGTCAAGGAGAACGCGCACGACAACGTGTTCGAGAACAACCAGTGCTTCGGGAACGCCGAGAGCGCCGAGTTCGACGGCAGCAACGTCGAGCTGCGCGGGCACAACAACGTCGTGCGCAACAACACGATCAGCGGCTCGGAGGCCGTCGCCATCAAGGTCAAGAGCGACAGCGGCTACGACAAGGGCGGCAACGTCGTCGAGGGCAACCAGATCTCCGACGTCGCGACGGAGGCGTTCCAGGTCGAGTCGAATGCCCAGCAGGGGCAGATGTGCGGCAACGAGGTGCGGGGAGGCAGCCTCGGCGAGGACGCGCCCGCGGGCGTCGACCAGCCCTGCTGA
- a CDS encoding LacI family DNA-binding transcriptional regulator, with product MPNPIPRPAATISAIAAEVGVSVPTVSKVLNGRSDVAPGTRARVEAALARHRYKRRPRRPATAGPPLLDLAFHELDSAWAIEIVRGVETTAAAAGVGVVLSELGGAHRPQQEWVDAVLARRPQGVILVLSTLGQEQQYQLESRSIPFVVVDTSGELPGGVPTVGSNNWGGGLAATRHLIGLGHRRLAVISGPEDVLCSRARIDGFRSAHDEAGVPVDPALIRHGDFTVDGGYRHGKELLGRADRPTAVFAGSDMQALGVLRAARELGLDVPRDLSVVGYDDLPLAGWTGPALTTVDQQLRTQAVTATTMLLQLARGEDPPLRRVELATDLIVRESTAPPPNA from the coding sequence ATGCCCAACCCCATCCCCCGTCCCGCGGCGACGATCTCCGCGATCGCCGCGGAGGTCGGCGTGTCCGTCCCGACCGTGTCGAAGGTGCTCAACGGCCGCTCCGACGTCGCACCCGGGACCCGGGCCCGCGTCGAGGCCGCGCTGGCCCGCCACCGCTACAAGCGCAGGCCCCGCCGCCCCGCGACCGCCGGTCCTCCGCTGCTCGACCTCGCCTTCCACGAGCTCGACTCGGCGTGGGCCATCGAGATCGTCCGCGGGGTGGAGACCACCGCGGCGGCAGCGGGCGTCGGCGTGGTGCTCTCCGAGCTCGGCGGCGCACACCGGCCGCAGCAGGAATGGGTCGACGCCGTGCTCGCCCGCCGCCCGCAGGGCGTCATCCTCGTGCTGTCCACGCTCGGGCAGGAGCAGCAGTACCAGCTGGAGAGCCGGTCCATCCCGTTCGTGGTCGTCGACACCTCCGGCGAGCTACCCGGTGGCGTGCCCACCGTCGGCTCCAACAACTGGGGCGGTGGCCTCGCGGCCACCCGGCACCTGATCGGCCTGGGTCACCGGCGCCTCGCGGTCATCTCCGGACCCGAGGACGTCCTCTGCTCGCGGGCGCGCATCGACGGGTTCCGCAGCGCCCACGACGAGGCGGGCGTGCCGGTCGACCCCGCGCTCATCCGGCACGGCGACTTCACCGTCGACGGCGGGTACCGGCACGGCAAGGAGCTGCTCGGCCGTGCCGACCGGCCGACCGCCGTGTTCGCCGGCTCCGACATGCAGGCCCTCGGGGTGCTGCGCGCCGCCCGCGAGCTGGGCCTGGACGTGCCGCGCGACCTCTCCGTGGTGGGCTACGACGACCTGCCCCTCGCGGGCTGGACCGGGCCCGCGCTCACCACCGTCGACCAGCAGCTGCGCACCCAGGCCGTCACCGCCACCACGATGCTGCTCCAGCTGGCCAGGGGCGAGGACCCGCCCCTGCGCCGCGTCGAGCTCGCCACCGACCTGATCGTCCGCGAGAGCACAGCACCTCCGCCGAACGCGTGA
- a CDS encoding GNAT family N-acetyltransferase, which translates to MSTDERGKARAKGALDVRELCAKTWGDFERVLGSNGGARGCWCMHWRLSISEWMEGKGEGNRRAMKRLASRRPAPGVLVYDGDEPVAWCAMGPRSSFPRVERSPVLAGIDDEPVCAIPCIFVRRQYRGAGLLPAVLDAVCDHAATLDHRIVEGYPVEPRSGRRAGSDTAMTGVASAFLDAGFTEVARRKADRPIMRRSLG; encoded by the coding sequence ATGAGCACGGACGAACGCGGTAAGGCGCGAGCAAAAGGCGCCCTCGACGTCCGGGAGCTTTGCGCGAAGACCTGGGGCGACTTCGAGCGCGTGCTCGGTTCGAACGGCGGCGCTCGCGGGTGCTGGTGCATGCACTGGCGGCTGTCGATCTCGGAATGGATGGAGGGCAAGGGCGAGGGGAACAGGCGGGCGATGAAGCGGCTGGCCTCGCGCCGACCGGCTCCCGGCGTGCTCGTGTACGACGGAGACGAGCCGGTGGCCTGGTGCGCCATGGGTCCGCGCAGCTCGTTCCCGCGGGTGGAGCGTTCACCCGTGCTGGCCGGCATCGACGACGAGCCGGTCTGCGCGATCCCCTGCATCTTCGTCCGTCGGCAGTACCGCGGCGCCGGCCTGCTCCCCGCCGTCCTCGATGCCGTCTGCGATCACGCCGCGACGCTCGACCACCGGATCGTCGAGGGATATCCCGTCGAGCCCCGCTCCGGGCGGCGCGCGGGTTCCGACACCGCGATGACCGGCGTCGCGAGCGCCTTCCTCGACGCGGGCTTCACGGAGGTGGCCCGGCGGAAGGCCGATCGCCCGATCATGCGCCGCTCACTCGGCTGA
- a CDS encoding CGNR zinc finger domain-containing protein, with protein MVTLATPRARAPWVDAQFVGGHPMLDLTNTVFDRAHPAPDNELLKTPSDVLTWCESVGLLDSAPTPGDAAAGLVEEVRNVREHAWAVFDAVSRGQPVPTGPLGALLERSGAGLRAGHVPDIDVDLRHLAADRAVPGAIATALALLAVHAVFTLPADRVRGCGRCGWLFLDSSRGGRRRWCSMSTCGNREKASRHRQVARPAT; from the coding sequence ATGGTTACTCTCGCCACGCCCCGAGCGCGCGCACCCTGGGTGGACGCGCAGTTCGTCGGCGGTCATCCGATGCTGGACCTCACGAACACCGTGTTCGACCGGGCCCACCCGGCACCGGACAACGAGCTGCTGAAGACACCGTCGGACGTGCTCACATGGTGCGAGTCGGTGGGACTCCTCGACAGCGCGCCGACGCCGGGCGACGCGGCAGCCGGCCTGGTGGAGGAGGTCCGAAACGTCCGGGAGCACGCGTGGGCGGTCTTCGACGCGGTGTCCCGCGGACAGCCCGTCCCCACCGGCCCGCTCGGCGCACTCCTGGAGCGGAGCGGAGCAGGCCTCCGCGCCGGCCACGTCCCGGACATCGACGTCGACCTTCGCCACCTGGCCGCCGACCGGGCCGTTCCCGGTGCGATAGCGACGGCGTTGGCCCTGCTGGCGGTGCACGCGGTGTTCACGCTGCCCGCCGACCGGGTCCGGGGGTGCGGGCGGTGCGGCTGGCTGTTCCTGGACTCGTCGCGGGGAGGACGCCGACGCTGGTGCAGCATGAGCACCTGCGGGAACCGCGAGAAGGCGAGCCGCCACCGCCAGGTGGCCCGGCCGGCGACGTGA
- a CDS encoding helix-turn-helix domain-containing GNAT family N-acetyltransferase: protein METPLLAPRDAETYADWFACLAEPMRVRLLHAIAVAGREVTVGALTERLGISQSTCSHHLRKLADVGFVHLRKEGTATLVSVNQACCTGLPHAADAVMGMLAPRPCCPTEPPPGVTVRALDPDDWPDVRRIYAEGLATGHAGFETEVPDRRTLDRTWLPEHRWVAEEGGRVLGWAAARPVPGYAGVAETALCVGADHRGRGVGTALIHRQVTAADAAGLWTLQTSLFPENRPAIALHRSAGFRTLGVRERIGQLDGVWHDTVFLERRRTDDH from the coding sequence GTGGAAACGCCCCTGCTCGCTCCGCGCGACGCGGAGACCTACGCGGACTGGTTCGCGTGCCTCGCCGAGCCCATGCGGGTGCGCCTGCTGCACGCGATCGCCGTCGCGGGCCGGGAGGTCACGGTCGGCGCGCTCACCGAGCGGCTGGGGATCAGCCAGTCCACCTGCTCGCACCACCTGCGCAAGCTCGCCGACGTCGGGTTCGTGCACCTGCGCAAGGAGGGCACCGCCACCCTGGTGTCGGTCAACCAGGCCTGCTGCACGGGCCTGCCGCACGCCGCCGACGCCGTGATGGGCATGCTCGCGCCCCGCCCCTGCTGCCCCACCGAGCCGCCCCCGGGCGTCACCGTGCGCGCCCTCGACCCGGACGACTGGCCGGACGTGCGCCGCATCTACGCCGAGGGCCTCGCCACCGGGCACGCCGGCTTCGAGACCGAGGTGCCCGACCGCCGCACCCTCGACCGCACCTGGCTGCCCGAACACCGCTGGGTCGCCGAGGAGGGCGGCCGCGTGCTCGGGTGGGCCGCGGCCAGGCCCGTGCCGGGCTACGCGGGCGTCGCCGAGACCGCGCTGTGCGTCGGGGCGGACCACCGCGGCCGCGGCGTCGGCACGGCGCTGATCCACCGGCAGGTGACGGCCGCCGACGCCGCGGGGCTGTGGACCCTGCAGACCTCGCTCTTCCCGGAGAACCGCCCGGCCATCGCCCTCCACCGGTCGGCCGGGTTCCGCACCCTGGGGGTGCGCGAGCGCATCGGCCAGCTCGACGGGGTCTGGCACGACACGGTCTTCCTGGAACGCCGCCGCACCGATGACCACTGA
- a CDS encoding FAD-dependent oxidoreductase, which translates to MDAVVVIGAGPVGLAAAAHLIARGIEPLVLEAGPTAGAAVREWGHVRLFSRWGELVDPAGEKLLAPTRWRAPDPDAYPTGHEWASAYLQPLADVLGGRVRYGARVVGVARRGWDRLVDAAREREPFTVRVRTAAGEERIGARAVIDASGTWERPGPLGGDGLPALGEQAAEERIRYRLPDLADPAERARYAGRRVAVAGSGHSALTALVAFAEAGTRVDWLLRRDAVGDTFGGGDADQLPARGALGQRAARAVAAGHIRTVTGFRTAAVHREADGLVLESFDGARLAPVDEVVALTGFRPDLDFLAEVRLDLDPVLQAPRALAPLIDPNVHSCGSVPPHGAIELAQPEPGLYLVGMKSYGRAPTFLALTGYEQVRSVVAAIAGDRAAAERVELVLPETGVCSGGGLADEAVSVGGCCGPVAVELTRGAARR; encoded by the coding sequence ATGGACGCGGTGGTCGTCATAGGGGCTGGGCCGGTCGGGTTGGCGGCCGCCGCCCACCTGATCGCGCGGGGGATCGAGCCGCTGGTGCTGGAGGCGGGCCCGACGGCCGGTGCGGCCGTGCGCGAGTGGGGTCACGTACGGCTGTTCTCCCGGTGGGGCGAGCTGGTCGACCCCGCCGGGGAGAAGCTCCTCGCACCCACCAGGTGGCGGGCGCCCGACCCCGATGCCTACCCGACGGGCCACGAGTGGGCGAGCGCGTACCTGCAGCCGCTCGCCGACGTGCTCGGTGGCCGGGTCCGCTACGGCGCCCGCGTCGTCGGCGTGGCGCGCCGCGGCTGGGACCGGCTCGTCGACGCCGCGCGGGAGCGGGAGCCATTCACCGTGCGGGTGCGGACGGCGGCGGGGGAGGAGCGGATCGGCGCGCGGGCCGTGATCGACGCCTCCGGCACGTGGGAACGGCCCGGCCCGCTCGGCGGCGACGGCCTGCCCGCGCTGGGTGAGCAGGCCGCGGAGGAGCGGATCCGTTACCGGCTGCCGGACCTGGCCGACCCCGCCGAACGCGCCCGGTACGCCGGCAGGCGGGTGGCGGTCGCCGGGAGCGGGCACTCCGCGCTGACCGCGCTCGTCGCGTTCGCCGAGGCGGGCACCCGGGTCGACTGGCTGCTGCGGCGGGACGCGGTCGGCGACACCTTCGGCGGCGGGGACGCCGACCAGCTCCCGGCCCGCGGCGCGCTCGGGCAGCGGGCCGCGCGGGCCGTCGCCGCGGGGCACATCAGGACTGTGACCGGGTTCCGGACCGCGGCCGTGCACCGGGAGGCGGACGGGCTCGTTCTGGAGTCGTTCGACGGGGCGCGGCTCGCGCCGGTGGACGAGGTCGTCGCGCTCACCGGCTTCCGGCCCGACCTGGACTTCCTCGCCGAGGTGCGCCTGGACCTCGACCCGGTGCTGCAGGCGCCGCGCGCGTTGGCCCCGTTGATCGATCCCAACGTGCACTCCTGCGGCTCAGTGCCCCCGCACGGCGCGATCGAGCTCGCCCAGCCCGAACCCGGCCTCTACCTGGTGGGGATGAAGTCCTACGGGCGCGCACCGACGTTCCTCGCGCTCACGGGCTACGAGCAGGTCCGTTCCGTCGTCGCCGCGATCGCGGGTGACCGGGCGGCTGCCGAGCGGGTGGAGCTGGTGCTGCCCGAGACCGGGGTCTGTTCCGGGGGCGGTCTCGCCGACGAGGCGGTGAGCGTCGGCGGGTGCTGCGGGCCGGTTGCCGTGGAGCTGACGCGCGGCGCTGCGCGCCGCTGA
- a CDS encoding MFS transporter codes for MGETGTLDRSGLRRVLAVLCGTQIVSWGVLYYAFPVLAPAMVAETGWSLGTVTAAFSLGLVVAAAAGIPAGRWLDRFGPRRVMTAGSVIAVPAVVAIATAPTLPWFFAAWALAGLAMAGVLYPPAFAALTRWWGPRRVTALTSLTLLAGLSSTIFAPVTAALVAHLTWRQSYLVLAAVLAVITVPAHLFGLRGPWPAADRPDDAGPAPAAIARSRPFLLLVVAIALGTFTAFAVVVNQVPLLVERGLSTTVAAWALGLGGLGQVLGRLGYPALTRRTGVRMRSVLIIGGVAGTTALLALLPGPAVALVAAAVLAGAARGVFTLLQATAVSERWGAEHYGRLNGLFLAPAMVATALAPWAGAALAEVFGGYPAVFVLLAALAAVAGALAVGTVPRR; via the coding sequence GTGGGCGAGACGGGCACGCTGGACCGGAGCGGGTTGCGCCGGGTGCTCGCGGTGCTGTGCGGCACCCAGATCGTCAGCTGGGGCGTGCTCTACTACGCGTTCCCGGTGCTCGCCCCGGCGATGGTCGCCGAGACGGGCTGGTCGCTCGGCACGGTCACCGCGGCGTTCTCCCTCGGCCTGGTCGTCGCCGCGGCGGCGGGGATCCCCGCCGGACGGTGGCTGGACCGGTTCGGCCCGCGGCGGGTGATGACGGCCGGGTCGGTGATCGCGGTCCCGGCCGTGGTCGCGATCGCCACCGCACCAACGCTGCCGTGGTTCTTCGCGGCGTGGGCGCTCGCCGGGCTGGCGATGGCGGGCGTGCTCTACCCGCCCGCGTTCGCGGCCCTGACGCGGTGGTGGGGTCCGCGCCGGGTCACCGCGCTGACCTCGCTCACCCTGCTGGCCGGCCTGTCGAGCACGATCTTCGCGCCGGTCACAGCAGCGCTCGTGGCGCACCTGACCTGGCGGCAGTCCTACCTCGTCCTCGCCGCCGTGCTGGCCGTGATCACGGTGCCGGCGCACCTGTTCGGGCTGCGCGGACCATGGCCCGCGGCGGACCGGCCGGACGACGCGGGCCCCGCCCCGGCGGCGATCGCGCGCAGCCGACCGTTCCTGCTGCTCGTCGTGGCGATCGCCCTCGGCACGTTCACCGCGTTCGCGGTGGTGGTGAACCAGGTGCCGCTGCTCGTCGAACGGGGCCTGTCCACCACGGTCGCCGCCTGGGCGCTCGGTCTCGGCGGGCTCGGGCAGGTGCTCGGCAGGCTCGGCTACCCGGCGCTGACGCGGCGCACCGGGGTGCGGATGCGTTCCGTCCTCATCATCGGGGGCGTCGCCGGCACCACCGCGTTGCTCGCGCTGCTCCCCGGTCCCGCGGTCGCCCTGGTCGCCGCCGCCGTGCTCGCGGGCGCGGCCCGTGGCGTGTTCACGCTCCTGCAGGCCACCGCCGTCAGCGAGCGCTGGGGCGCGGAGCACTACGGCCGCCTCAACGGGCTGTTCCTCGCGCCGGCGATGGTGGCCACCGCGCTCGCGCCGTGGGCGGGGGCCGCTCTCGCGGAGGTGTTCGGCGGTTACCCCGCGGTGTTCGTCCTGCTCGCCGCCCTCGCCGCGGTGGCCGGCGCCCTCGCCGTGGGGACCGTCCCGCGTCGCTAG
- a CDS encoding polysaccharide deacetylase gives MGDVRHGRSRTGEWLLLAAALGLVLALLAAPEAPEPAEAATPVPVPAAGPVDVQVDRAATRLAAWMRPLAPGERPPQFVLFSFDGAGSHRHWQRVLALAGASEARITAFLSGVYLVPDGERRRYRPPGRAAGTSAVGFGGSDAEVDVLIGDLMEARRRGHEIGTHYNGHFCAGDEPSVGRWSTAMWDAELDQFFAFVEAARARGLDLGAVRGGRTPCLEGRWAQAYPAMRAHGFTYDTSRPTDGIVWPTEEHGIREFWMPSVRVPALRKQVLLMDYNLWMAVNGGRDEPERAAEFSDTVLGAYRAAYTAATSGNRAPLVIGSHFNRWSGGGFFDAVERFMAEVCLRPETVCATHSDVNAWIDLQDPEVLDVWRTMPPAHVPRP, from the coding sequence GTGGGGGACGTGCGGCACGGCAGGAGTCGGACCGGTGAGTGGTTGCTCCTCGCCGCAGCGCTCGGACTGGTACTCGCGTTGCTGGCCGCACCGGAGGCGCCGGAGCCCGCCGAGGCCGCCACCCCCGTCCCCGTGCCGGCGGCCGGTCCCGTCGACGTGCAGGTGGACCGCGCGGCCACCCGGCTCGCAGCCTGGATGCGACCGCTCGCGCCGGGCGAGCGGCCCCCGCAGTTCGTCCTGTTCTCCTTCGACGGCGCCGGGTCGCACCGGCACTGGCAACGCGTGCTCGCCCTCGCGGGGGCGTCGGAGGCGCGGATCACCGCCTTCCTCTCCGGCGTCTACCTGGTGCCCGACGGGGAGCGGCGGCGCTACCGCCCGCCCGGACGGGCGGCCGGCACCTCGGCCGTCGGGTTCGGCGGGTCGGATGCCGAGGTGGACGTGCTGATCGGGGACCTCATGGAGGCCCGCAGGCGGGGCCACGAGATCGGCACGCACTACAACGGCCACTTCTGCGCCGGGGACGAGCCCAGCGTTGGCCGGTGGTCCACCGCGATGTGGGACGCAGAGCTCGACCAGTTCTTCGCGTTCGTCGAGGCGGCCCGCGCGCGTGGGCTCGATCTGGGCGCGGTGCGGGGCGGACGGACCCCGTGCCTGGAAGGGCGGTGGGCCCAGGCCTACCCGGCCATGCGGGCGCACGGGTTCACCTACGACACCAGCCGCCCGACCGACGGGATCGTCTGGCCCACCGAGGAGCACGGGATCCGCGAGTTCTGGATGCCGTCGGTGCGGGTGCCCGCCCTGCGCAAGCAGGTGCTGCTCATGGACTACAACCTGTGGATGGCCGTGAACGGCGGGCGCGACGAGCCGGAGCGGGCGGCGGAGTTCAGCGACACGGTCCTCGGGGCCTACCGCGCCGCGTACACCGCCGCGACGAGCGGCAACCGGGCGCCGCTCGTCATCGGCAGCCACTTCAACCGCTGGTCGGGCGGCGGGTTCTTCGACGCCGTCGAGCGGTTCATGGCCGAGGTGTGCCTGCGGCCCGAGACCGTGTGCGCGACGCACTCGGACGTGAACGCGTGGATCGACCTGCAGGACCCCGAGGTCCTCGACGTCTGGCGCACGATGCCACCCGCCCACGTTCCCCGCCCGTGA